The Kribbella sp. HUAS MG21 genome includes the window CGAGGTCGCCGCCTGGCTGATCGAGCAGCCGACGCTCTCGTGCGTGACGCCCTTCACGGTGTCGCCGTCGAGCTCGACGCGGAGCGTGACCTCGTCCCCGCAGGACGGGTTCACGTGGTGCACCTCCACGTCGTACGGGTCCGCGAGGCCCGCGTGGTGCGGGCTGCGGTAGTGGTCCAGGATGATCTCCTGGTACAGGGCGTCGAGCTGCATATCAGTCCACCTTGAAGAATGACCGGACGTATCCGAGGCCGTCGACGAGCGCCTCGATCTCCTGCGGGGTCGTGTACAGATAGAAAGACGCTCTGGTCGACGATTGCATTCCGAACCGTTCGTGCACCGGACGCGCGCAGTGGTGCCCGGCCCGGACCGCGATCCCCCGGGTGTCCAGCACCGTGGACACGTCGTGCGGGTGCACGCCCTCCAGCGCGAAGCTGATCGCGCCGCCGTGGTCGGTGGCGTCGGTCGGCCCGAGCAGCGTCAGCCCGGGGACCGTCTTCAGGCCCTCCAGCGCGTACTCGACGATCGCGTGCTCGTGCGCGGCGATCTTGTCCATGCCGATCCCGGCCAGGTAGTCCAGGGCCGCGCCGAGTCCGACCGCCTGCGCGATCGGCGGCGTACCGGCCTCGAACCGAGCCGGCGGCGGCGCGTAGGTCGAGCCGGTCATCCGGACGACCTCGATCATCTCGCCACCGCCGAGGAACGGCGGCAGCTCGGCGAGCAGCTCGTACCGGCCCCAGAGGACGCCGATGCCGGTCGGGCCGACGGCCTTGTGGCCGGTGAACACGACGATGTCCGCGCCGAGCGTGGACACGTCGACCGGGAACTGCGGGACCGCCTGGGAGGCGTCCACGACCATCGTCGCGCCGACCGCGTGGGCCTTGGTGGCGATGTCGGTGATCGGGTTGATCGTGCCGAGCGCGTTCGACACCCAGGTCAGCGCGACGACCTTGGTGTTCTCGGTGAGCAGCTCGTCGATGTTGCCGAGATCGAGCCGCCCCTCCTCGGTGACACCGAACCACTTCAGCGTCGCGCCGGTCCGCTCACAGGCCAGCTGCCACGGGACGATGTTGCTGTGGTGCTCCATCTCGGAGATCACCACCACATCGCCGGGCTTCAGCGACGCGCCGAGCGTGTGCGCGGCGAGGTTGAGCGCCTCGGAGGCGTTCTTGGTGAAGACGATCTCGTCGCGGCTGGGCGCGCCGATGAACGCGGCCACCTTGTCCCGGCCGCCCTCGTACGCCGCCGTCGCCTCGGCGCCGAGCTGGTGCATGGCGCGCGCGACGTTGGCGTTGTGCTTGAGGTAGTGGTCCTCGAGCGCCTGGACGACCTGGCGCGGCTTCTGCGAGGAGTTGGCCGAGTCCAGGTAGACCAGCGGGTGCCCGCCCGCGAGCTCGCGGGAGAGGATGGGGAAGTCCGCCCGGACCGACTGCAGGTCCAGCGGACTGCTGAAAGTGGTCCGGGCGTCGGTCACTTCGCGCCTGCCTTCACGAACCGCTCGTAGCCGTTCGCCTCGAGCTCCTCAGCCAGCTCCGGGCCGCCCTCCTCGGCGACGCGGCCGTCGACGAACACATGCACGAAGTCCGGCTTGATGTAGCGCAGGATCCGCGTGTAGTGGGTGATCAGCAGCACGCCCTTGTCACCCTGCGCCGCGAACCGGTTGACGCCCTCGGAGACGATCTTCAGCGCGTCGATGTCGAGGCCGGAGTCGGTCTCGTCGAGGATCGCGATCTTCGGGTTCAGCAGCTCCAGCTGGACGATCTCGTGGCGCTTCTTCTCACCGCCGGAGAAGCCCTCGTTGACGTTGCGCTGCGCGAACTCGGGATCCATCTGCAGGTCGGCCAGGGCGGTGTTCACGTCCTTGACCCAGGTCCGCAGCTTCGGCGCCTCGCCGTCGATGGCGGTCTTCGCGGTGCGCAGGAAGTTCGCCACCGAGACGCCCGGCACCTCGACCGGGTACTGCATCGCCAGGAACAGGCCGGCCCGGGCGCGCTCGTCGACGGACATGTCCAGCACGTCCTCGCCGTCCAGCGTCACCGTGCCGCCGGTGATGTTGTACTTCGGGTGCCCGGCGATCGAGTACGCCAGCGTCGACTTGCCGGAGCCGTTCGGGCCCATGATCGCGTGCGTCTGACCGCCGGCGATGGTCAGGTCGACGCCGCGCAGGATCTGCTTCGGGCCGGCCTCGGTGTCGACCGACACCTGCAGGTCGCGAATCTCGAGTGTCGCCATGAGGTTTCTCTATCTCCGTTGGTTGTTACAGGGAAGCTTGGTTGATGGGGTTCTTCACGTCGACGAGCAGGTCGTCGCCGTCGAGGCGCACGGGGTAGATCGGCACCGGGTCGTACGCCGGCAGGCTGGTCGGCTCGCCGGTGCGCAGGTCGAAGCGGGACCCGTGCAGCCAGCACTCGATCTCGCAGTCGCCGACGTCGCCCTCGGACAGCTGGATCTGCGCGTGCGAGCACTCGTCCCGGACCGCGAAGTACTGTCCCTCGCTCTTCACGACCGCGACCTCGACGCCGCCGACCTCGACCGGGATCACACCCTCGTCGGGGACGTCGGCGACGGCGCACGCGCGCTCGAAGGTGTCGCTCACCGGCCGACAGCCGCCTTCGCCGCGACGCTCAGCTCGGCCGTCCGGGCGAGCTTCTCCTCGATGACGTCGTGCAGGTGCTCGGTGACCTCGGGGACGCCGATCTTGCCGATGATGTCGTTGAAGAAGC containing:
- a CDS encoding cysteine desulfurase, with product MTDARTTFSSPLDLQSVRADFPILSRELAGGHPLVYLDSANSSQKPRQVVQALEDHYLKHNANVARAMHQLGAEATAAYEGGRDKVAAFIGAPSRDEIVFTKNASEALNLAAHTLGASLKPGDVVVISEMEHHSNIVPWQLACERTGATLKWFGVTEEGRLDLGNIDELLTENTKVVALTWVSNALGTINPITDIATKAHAVGATMVVDASQAVPQFPVDVSTLGADIVVFTGHKAVGPTGIGVLWGRYELLAELPPFLGGGEMIEVVRMTGSTYAPPPARFEAGTPPIAQAVGLGAALDYLAGIGMDKIAAHEHAIVEYALEGLKTVPGLTLLGPTDATDHGGAISFALEGVHPHDVSTVLDTRGIAVRAGHHCARPVHERFGMQSSTRASFYLYTTPQEIEALVDGLGYVRSFFKVD
- the sufC gene encoding Fe-S cluster assembly ATPase SufC, with translation MATLEIRDLQVSVDTEAGPKQILRGVDLTIAGGQTHAIMGPNGSGKSTLAYSIAGHPKYNITGGTVTLDGEDVLDMSVDERARAGLFLAMQYPVEVPGVSVANFLRTAKTAIDGEAPKLRTWVKDVNTALADLQMDPEFAQRNVNEGFSGGEKKRHEIVQLELLNPKIAILDETDSGLDIDALKIVSEGVNRFAAQGDKGVLLITHYTRILRYIKPDFVHVFVDGRVAEEGGPELAEELEANGYERFVKAGAK
- a CDS encoding non-heme iron oxygenase ferredoxin subunit is translated as MSDTFERACAVADVPDEGVIPVEVGGVEVAVVKSEGQYFAVRDECSHAQIQLSEGDVGDCEIECWLHGSRFDLRTGEPTSLPAYDPVPIYPVRLDGDDLLVDVKNPINQASL